A stretch of Pseudomonas taetrolens DNA encodes these proteins:
- a CDS encoding LysR family transcriptional regulator: MALQANWDDLRLLLAVSRRGSFLQAGQLLGIAASTVSRRLTQLEVALGEPLVERGVEGCWLTSRGQSLVDVALAAEAGLRRQAAADLSGVQAALCGNVLVSAGEGFSSCVLEAARRFTALYPACSVELLVTADFHKVARGVADIALRTSHLGEPSLIYRPVGRLAYGVFADAGYLKRFPGLTLATADSIGLLPPLDMLPQIRAAKAAGLDRAPISVNSFVAQLEAVRRGMGVAVMPRILAKGLSELFPDLELPDMEVYLVTRPQALKQAHIKYFFAILEPLLLETLSVETVDDYRLGTSLFSPPSR; this comes from the coding sequence ATGGCGTTGCAAGCAAACTGGGACGATCTTCGTCTGTTATTGGCCGTCTCGCGGCGTGGCAGCTTTTTGCAGGCTGGCCAGTTATTGGGTATCGCGGCGTCTACGGTATCCCGTCGCCTGACCCAGCTGGAGGTGGCACTGGGCGAGCCTCTCGTCGAACGGGGTGTTGAAGGGTGCTGGCTGACCTCGAGGGGCCAGTCTCTGGTGGACGTTGCGCTGGCAGCGGAAGCGGGCCTGAGGCGTCAAGCGGCGGCTGATTTGTCCGGGGTGCAAGCAGCGCTGTGTGGCAATGTCCTGGTCAGTGCAGGGGAAGGGTTCTCCTCTTGTGTGCTGGAAGCCGCGCGTCGTTTTACTGCCCTGTACCCGGCTTGCTCCGTGGAGTTGCTGGTGACCGCCGACTTTCACAAGGTCGCCCGTGGCGTGGCAGACATTGCGCTACGCACATCGCATCTGGGCGAGCCCTCGCTGATTTATCGACCCGTAGGCAGGCTCGCCTATGGTGTCTTTGCGGATGCCGGATACCTGAAGCGGTTTCCCGGGTTGACGCTGGCCACGGCGGACAGCATCGGCTTGCTTCCGCCGCTGGACATGTTGCCTCAAATACGTGCGGCCAAGGCGGCGGGTCTGGATCGTGCGCCGATCAGCGTGAACTCGTTCGTCGCACAACTTGAAGCGGTAAGACGAGGGATGGGGGTGGCGGTCATGCCCCGTATTCTGGCGAAGGGCCTGAGCGAGTTGTTTCCGGATCTTGAACTTCCGGATATGGAGGTCTATCTGGTCACCCGTCCTCAGGCGTTGAAGCAGGCTCACATCAAATATTTCTTTGCCATCCTGGAACCGCTCCTGCTCGAAACCCTGAGTGTTGAGACTGTCGACGATTACCGCTTGGGGACATCGCTGTTCAGTCCGCCCAGTCGGTGA